One Candidatus Paceibacterota bacterium genomic window carries:
- a CDS encoding thioredoxin family protein: MQILVIGPGCSKCKTLAQFTEQAVKELGVAAEINKVTDLKQIMALGVMMTPALAVNGTIKVTGKVPSIPEIKTILQQAAA; this comes from the coding sequence ATGCAAATCCTCGTTATCGGACCCGGTTGTTCGAAGTGCAAGACACTGGCGCAATTTACCGAACAGGCCGTCAAAGAACTCGGCGTCGCGGCCGAGATCAACAAGGTCACGGACCTCAAACAAATCATGGCGCTGGGGGTGATGATGACGCCCGCGCTGGCCGTGAACGGCACGATCAAGGTGACTGGCAAAGTGCCGAGCATCCCTGAAATCAAGACCATCCTGCAACAAGCGGCGGCGTGA
- a CDS encoding efflux RND transporter periplasmic adaptor subunit, whose protein sequence is MKSFRILCRLSPAALAVVLAVTGCGKASSGKPTPPPAAVTVEVVTNRAFVRLLTVTGTIEPTTVAGLASPAEGPVLGCRVREGDRVTEGQELLRIGRQLSAEAAQASAKEELRRQEQEFRRIEALVKEKAIAGDQLDTARAALERARAALAQAEQAADDYSIRAPWAGVVSRVRVADGNYVAPRTPLVDLYDPTSLVLRFAVPEDHAFALAAGGRVQVTFDALPGRSFTLEIVRAYPELDRRLRTRSFEAELPKEATFSPGMFARIRAVLEEQPSALTVPVEAVLGDGVKPFVFVLAEDKAARRSVEAGFEQDGRVWIRTGLKTGDRVIVGGIERVKDGAAVRLEGGSKPTAKPEGNKPAAKEAKP, encoded by the coding sequence ATGAAATCATTTCGCATCCTTTGTCGTCTTTCGCCCGCTGCTCTGGCGGTCGTGCTCGCCGTCACCGGTTGCGGCAAAGCCAGCTCCGGCAAGCCCACGCCGCCGCCCGCTGCCGTGACAGTTGAAGTCGTGACGAACCGTGCCTTTGTCCGGCTGCTCACCGTCACCGGGACGATTGAACCGACGACCGTCGCCGGGCTGGCTTCGCCCGCCGAAGGGCCGGTGCTCGGCTGCCGCGTGCGCGAAGGTGACCGCGTGACCGAAGGACAGGAGTTGCTGCGGATTGGCCGGCAGCTTTCTGCGGAAGCGGCGCAGGCTTCGGCCAAAGAGGAGTTGCGGCGTCAGGAACAGGAATTCCGCCGCATCGAGGCGCTGGTGAAGGAAAAGGCCATTGCCGGCGATCAACTCGACACCGCGCGGGCCGCGTTGGAGCGTGCCCGCGCCGCGCTGGCCCAGGCCGAACAGGCCGCCGACGATTATTCCATCCGCGCACCGTGGGCTGGTGTGGTGTCACGCGTGCGGGTGGCTGATGGCAATTACGTCGCGCCCCGCACGCCGCTTGTGGACCTTTACGATCCCACCAGTCTCGTCTTGCGCTTCGCCGTGCCGGAGGACCACGCCTTCGCGCTGGCCGCAGGCGGCCGCGTGCAGGTGACGTTTGACGCGCTGCCGGGCCGGTCCTTCACGCTCGAAATCGTCCGCGCCTACCCGGAACTGGATCGGCGCTTGCGCACGCGCTCGTTCGAGGCGGAGCTGCCGAAGGAAGCCACATTTTCGCCCGGCATGTTTGCCCGCATCCGCGCCGTGCTGGAGGAGCAACCCTCGGCGCTGACCGTCCCGGTAGAAGCCGTGCTGGGCGACGGAGTGAAGCCATTCGTCTTCGTGCTCGCCGAAGACAAAGCCGCGCGCCGCTCGGTGGAAGCCGGATTCGAGCAGGATGGTCGCGTGTGGATTCGCACCGGACTGAAGACCGGCGACCGTGTGATCGTGGGCGGCATCGAACGCGTGAAGGATGGCGCGGCCGTGCGCCTTGAAGGTGGCAGCAAGCCCACCGCCAAACCCGAAGGCAACAAGCCCGCCGCGAAAGAAGCGAAGCCATGA
- a CDS encoding efflux RND transporter permease subunit, whose product MIRTAITRRISTAIVALGLAIFGALNIGTLPVDFLPSVKYPLIKLSIVWPGATPEDIDRNLADPIERQIASVDGLDYLTSSALEGLYQLDVNYRYGVDVDVAYQDTLAAFARSQKDLPPDIDPPVIIKADPSQLPIVQVAFESDRMDLTQLRTWVDNWLTDRLLAAGGVAAVDVAGGLEREIRILVDGGKLEKHGLSLELVERRLREENVQRLGGRVTGPNRETIVRTLGEFNDLETIRQIVLVRGEGSARIRIADVATVEDSHEEVRLITRLNGKPAVKANIIKQADANTVLTVRNVERRLAELAPAFPAGLSYKLLENQADYIVDSMKGVRNTALEALALVILVLFLFLGSPRQVLIIGIALPFALLVNFFVMRLAGFSLNIFSLGGLVVAIGVLPDASIIVVENITRLRSLRKGEPRAAVAEAGTREVGGAILAATITFVALFAPFLLVPGMITLLFRELVLVVLGLMVIAGLGAITLTPMLGSTLLRAEHHEDSWSERLNRRLQAAYGWLLRRALNARVVALIVFVAVAALGVVLFKKAGAEFFPAVDDGRIVVKVRMPAGAALERMDAITAQIEALLRGDKRVRSVFTLIGGAVRGLYTNKIGNEGEVDIELVPSGERDISTTDYIAELRKKVAKVHAPGAVLAVYQAKMRGIRTLGQAEIEVEINGSEIDTLFTLANDIAARLRQRPELANIYVSLDYSKPEWQVEIDRTRAAEHGLTVAAIAGTLRGYIGGDVPTRFREASELYDLRVLVPERSLRSRSDVENLVLTTPAGDHVRLREVAKVRSATGPVEIVRQNQIKQVIVRCDSQNVDLSTAQNATRAALAEVSWPTGYNYTIGGKARQMAEMQGVVKRILGLAVFFSFIVLAAQFNSLRLPLVILIAAPFCLTGMGYGLWIAGQPFGATVIIAAMIVLAANVIDGVLLIETAEHQRAAGKPLLEATLGAGLSRLRPRLMTVLPAVLGFAPLAFALEEGGELLRPMAAAAIGGLLLNVFVALFLVPVLYTWMASRSSRPAATVPESEPIEHPR is encoded by the coding sequence ATGATTCGCACCGCCATCACCCGCCGCATTTCCACCGCCATTGTCGCGCTCGGGCTGGCGATCTTCGGCGCGCTCAACATCGGCACGCTGCCAGTGGATTTCCTGCCGTCGGTCAAGTATCCGCTCATCAAGCTTTCCATCGTCTGGCCCGGCGCGACCCCCGAGGACATTGACCGCAACCTCGCCGATCCCATCGAGCGCCAGATCGCGTCCGTGGATGGCCTCGATTATCTCACGTCCAGTGCGCTCGAAGGGCTTTACCAACTCGATGTGAACTACCGCTACGGGGTGGACGTGGACGTGGCGTATCAGGACACGCTCGCCGCGTTCGCGCGTTCGCAAAAGGATCTCCCGCCGGACATTGATCCGCCGGTCATCATCAAGGCCGACCCCTCGCAACTGCCCATCGTGCAAGTCGCCTTCGAGTCTGACCGCATGGACCTCACGCAACTGCGCACCTGGGTGGACAACTGGCTCACCGACCGGCTGCTCGCCGCCGGTGGCGTGGCGGCGGTGGATGTCGCGGGCGGACTCGAACGCGAAATCCGCATTCTGGTGGACGGCGGCAAGCTGGAGAAACACGGTCTCAGCCTCGAACTCGTCGAACGGCGGCTGCGCGAGGAAAACGTGCAACGCCTCGGCGGGCGCGTCACCGGGCCGAACCGCGAGACCATCGTCCGCACGCTGGGCGAATTCAACGACCTCGAAACCATCCGCCAGATCGTCCTCGTTCGGGGCGAAGGCAGCGCCCGCATCCGCATTGCCGACGTGGCGACGGTCGAGGATTCCCACGAGGAGGTCCGGCTCATCACCCGGCTCAACGGCAAGCCTGCCGTAAAGGCCAACATCATCAAGCAAGCCGATGCCAACACCGTCCTCACCGTGCGCAACGTCGAGCGCCGCCTCGCCGAACTCGCGCCCGCCTTTCCCGCCGGTCTGTCCTACAAGCTGCTGGAGAACCAGGCCGATTACATCGTGGATTCGATGAAGGGTGTGCGCAACACGGCGCTGGAGGCGCTGGCGCTGGTGATTCTCGTGCTGTTCCTGTTCCTCGGCAGTCCGCGCCAGGTGCTCATCATCGGCATCGCGTTGCCCTTCGCCTTGCTGGTGAACTTCTTCGTCATGCGGCTGGCGGGCTTTTCGCTGAACATCTTTTCGCTCGGCGGACTGGTCGTCGCCATCGGCGTGCTGCCCGACGCCTCAATCATCGTGGTCGAAAACATCACCCGCCTGCGCAGCCTGCGAAAAGGCGAGCCGCGTGCGGCGGTGGCCGAGGCCGGAACGCGCGAAGTCGGCGGGGCGATCCTCGCCGCGACGATCACCTTCGTCGCCCTGTTCGCGCCGTTCCTGCTCGTGCCGGGCATGATCACGCTGCTGTTCCGCGAACTCGTGCTCGTGGTGCTTGGCCTGATGGTCATCGCGGGCCTGGGCGCGATCACGCTCACGCCGATGCTCGGCTCGACGCTGTTGCGCGCGGAACATCACGAGGATTCGTGGAGCGAACGGCTCAATCGCCGCCTGCAAGCCGCCTACGGCTGGCTGCTGCGCCGCGCGTTGAACGCCCGTGTGGTCGCGTTGATTGTGTTTGTCGCCGTCGCGGCGTTGGGAGTCGTGCTTTTCAAAAAAGCAGGCGCGGAGTTTTTCCCGGCCGTGGACGACGGCCGCATCGTGGTGAAAGTGCGGATGCCGGCGGGGGCGGCGCTCGAACGCATGGACGCCATCACCGCACAGATCGAGGCGCTCCTGCGCGGCGACAAGCGGGTGCGCAGTGTGTTCACGCTCATCGGCGGGGCGGTGCGCGGGCTCTACACGAACAAGATCGGCAACGAAGGCGAGGTGGACATCGAACTTGTGCCGTCCGGTGAGCGCGACATCTCCACAACCGACTATATCGCGGAGCTGCGCAAGAAGGTGGCCAAGGTGCATGCGCCCGGAGCGGTGCTGGCGGTTTATCAGGCCAAGATGCGCGGCATCCGCACGCTGGGCCAGGCGGAGATCGAGGTGGAAATCAACGGCTCGGAAATTGACACGCTTTTCACCCTCGCCAACGACATCGCCGCGCGTCTGCGCCAGCGCCCGGAACTGGCGAACATTTACGTCTCGCTCGATTACTCGAAGCCCGAATGGCAGGTGGAGATTGACCGCACCCGAGCCGCCGAGCACGGGCTGACCGTGGCCGCCATCGCCGGCACGTTGCGCGGTTACATCGGCGGCGACGTGCCCACGCGTTTCCGCGAGGCCAGTGAACTTTACGACCTGCGCGTGCTCGTCCCCGAGCGCAGCCTGCGCTCGCGTTCCGACGTCGAGAATCTCGTGCTCACAACGCCCGCCGGCGACCACGTCCGGCTGCGCGAAGTCGCGAAAGTGCGCTCCGCCACCGGCCCGGTCGAGATCGTGCGCCAAAATCAGATCAAGCAGGTCATCGTGCGCTGCGATTCGCAGAACGTGGATCTCAGCACCGCGCAGAACGCCACGCGCGCGGCGCTCGCGGAGGTGTCGTGGCCCACCGGTTACAACTACACCATCGGCGGCAAGGCCCGGCAGATGGCCGAGATGCAGGGCGTGGTGAAGCGCATTCTCGGACTGGCGGTGTTCTTCTCGTTCATCGTGCTGGCGGCGCAGTTCAACAGCCTTCGCCTGCCGCTCGTCATTCTGATCGCCGCGCCCTTCTGCCTCACCGGCATGGGCTACGGCCTGTGGATCGCGGGCCAGCCGTTTGGCGCGACCGTCATCATCGCCGCGATGATCGTGCTCGCGGCCAACGTGATTGACGGCGTGCTGCTCATCGAAACGGCCGAGCACCAGCGCGCCGCGGGCAAGCCGCTGCTCGAAGCCACGCTGGGCGCGGGCCTGAGCCGGTTGCGTCCGCGCCTGATGACCGTGCTGCCCGCCGTGCTCGGTTTCGCACCACTGGCGTTCGCGTTGGAAGAAGGCGGCGAGTTGCTCCGCCCGATGGCGGCGGCGGCGATTGGCGGACTGTTGCTGAACGTCTTCGTCGCGCTGTTCCTCGTGCCGGTGCTTTACACCTGGATGGCGAGCCGCAGTTCGCGGCCAGCCGCCACAGTGCCGGAATCCGAACCAATTGAACACCCTCGCTAA
- the sigZ gene encoding RNA polymerase sigma factor SigZ, whose translation MNATLEHIWHEFADKLGQFIRSRVSDPASAEDIRQDVFVKIQKRLGQLQDPAKLQGWIYLIARNAIIDHYRTHKETVEVPETLPADPDANDGEIEELKASFRRMIYSLPELYREAVVLTELDGLTQQQLAKRLGISLSGAKSRVQRGRAQLKQMLDECCKFEFDRRGKVIGCEPREQTGCAECSTPSVRPPTSAKPADHDPGR comes from the coding sequence ATGAACGCAACGCTGGAACATATCTGGCATGAATTCGCCGACAAGCTGGGGCAGTTCATCCGTTCGCGGGTGTCTGACCCGGCGTCGGCGGAGGACATCCGGCAGGATGTCTTCGTGAAGATTCAGAAGCGGCTGGGGCAACTCCAAGACCCGGCGAAGCTTCAAGGTTGGATTTACCTCATTGCCCGCAACGCCATCATTGACCATTACCGGACGCACAAGGAAACGGTCGAAGTGCCGGAGACGCTGCCTGCCGATCCAGATGCGAACGATGGCGAAATTGAGGAACTGAAGGCGTCGTTCCGCCGGATGATCTACAGCCTGCCGGAACTGTATCGCGAGGCGGTGGTTCTGACCGAGCTTGACGGTTTGACGCAGCAGCAACTGGCAAAGCGTCTCGGCATTTCCCTTTCCGGCGCGAAGTCACGCGTGCAGCGTGGCCGGGCGCAGTTGAAGCAGATGCTCGACGAGTGCTGCAAATTCGAGTTTGACCGGCGCGGCAAAGTCATTGGTTGTGAACCGCGAGAGCAGACTGGCTGTGCGGAGTGCTCCACCCCTTCTGTTCGCCCGCCAACTTCAGCCAAGCCTGCGGATCACGATCCTGGTCGTTGA
- a CDS encoding metalloregulator ArsR/SmtB family transcription factor yields the protein MASKPSVAQFKAQAQVFKALAHPGRLLMLDELSRGERCVCELAALVGSEMPTVSRHLSQLKHAGIVDDDKRGAQVFYRLVTPCVMNFFQCVASVREKTRA from the coding sequence ATGGCAAGTAAACCGTCAGTCGCGCAGTTCAAAGCACAGGCGCAGGTGTTCAAGGCGTTGGCCCATCCGGGTCGTCTGCTCATGCTGGACGAATTGTCCCGGGGCGAGCGGTGCGTATGCGAATTGGCCGCATTGGTCGGATCGGAAATGCCCACCGTTTCCCGGCATCTGTCCCAACTCAAGCACGCCGGCATCGTGGACGACGATAAGCGCGGTGCTCAAGTGTTCTACCGGTTGGTGACGCCGTGCGTCATGAACTTCTTCCAGTGCGTGGCTTCGGTGCGTGAGAAGACCCGTGCGTAG
- a CDS encoding NAD(P)-binding domain-containing protein — protein MSDRTIGFVGGGRVTRIFLEGWQRAGQLPAKIVVSDCNAETLGKLKARFPSIETVAQSAAAAAQDIVFLAVHPPVMAEVLAGIKGSIKPGALVVSLAPKFTIAKLTELLGGFDRLARVIPNAPSVIHLGFNPAAFGPVLTAADKTELVALLKPLGESPEVAESKLEGYALLSGMGATYLWFQLQALREVAAGFGLTDGDIAPALKRTVCGATRTLLESGLTPAEVMDLIPVKPLAEMEAQVSELYRTRLPALYQKIKP, from the coding sequence ATGAGTGATCGAACGATTGGATTTGTCGGCGGCGGACGGGTGACCCGCATTTTCCTCGAAGGCTGGCAGCGGGCCGGGCAACTGCCCGCCAAAATCGTTGTCAGCGATTGTAACGCGGAAACGCTGGGCAAACTGAAGGCGCGATTTCCGTCCATCGAAACGGTCGCGCAGAGTGCGGCAGCAGCGGCGCAAGACATTGTGTTCCTCGCCGTGCATCCGCCCGTGATGGCGGAAGTCCTCGCCGGCATCAAAGGCAGCATAAAACCCGGCGCGCTGGTGGTATCGCTCGCGCCCAAGTTCACCATCGCAAAGCTGACTGAACTGCTCGGCGGATTCGACCGTCTGGCGAGGGTGATTCCGAACGCGCCGTCAGTGATTCACCTGGGCTTCAATCCGGCTGCGTTCGGTCCGGTGCTGACGGCAGCCGACAAGACCGAACTCGTGGCCCTGCTCAAACCGTTGGGCGAATCGCCCGAAGTGGCCGAGTCAAAGCTGGAAGGCTATGCACTGCTCTCCGGCATGGGCGCAACCTACCTGTGGTTTCAACTGCAAGCCTTGCGCGAAGTGGCGGCGGGTTTTGGCCTGACTGATGGCGACATCGCTCCGGCGTTGAAACGCACGGTCTGCGGCGCGACGCGGACGTTGCTGGAATCCGGCCTCACGCCCGCCGAGGTGATGGACCTCATCCCGGTGAAGCCGCTGGCCGAAATGGAAGCGCAGGTCAGCGAGCTGTATCGCACGCGCCTGCCCGCGCTCTACCAGAAAATCAAACCGTAA
- a CDS encoding cytochrome c biogenesis protein CcdA: protein MEQLFTNLSHAVEGAPLVALSAAVVWGILSIVLSPCHLASIPLIVGFISEQGQVTAKRAFWTSTLFAVGILVTIAAIGAITAAAGRMMGDVGRYGNYFVALIFFVVGLHLVGVIPLNFSGAGPVGMKRKGLLAALILGLVFGIALGPCTFAYMAPMLAVTFKLGGAAPFYAASLLLAYGMGHCSVIILAGTSTEVVQRFLNWNEQSKGLAAVKIICGILVMLGGVWLIYTAP, encoded by the coding sequence ATGGAGCAACTTTTCACAAATCTGAGTCACGCGGTTGAGGGCGCGCCGCTGGTTGCGCTGTCTGCCGCCGTCGTGTGGGGCATTTTGAGCATTGTCCTCAGCCCCTGCCATCTCGCGAGCATCCCGCTCATCGTTGGATTCATCAGCGAACAAGGCCAGGTGACAGCCAAGCGAGCGTTCTGGACTTCCACCCTGTTCGCAGTTGGCATTCTCGTCACCATCGCAGCCATCGGCGCAATCACCGCCGCCGCTGGCCGCATGATGGGTGACGTGGGGCGCTACGGGAATTACTTCGTTGCGCTCATCTTCTTCGTGGTGGGGCTGCATTTGGTGGGCGTAATTCCGTTGAATTTCTCCGGCGCGGGACCAGTGGGGATGAAGCGCAAGGGGCTGTTGGCGGCGCTCATCCTGGGACTGGTGTTCGGCATCGCTCTTGGCCCCTGCACGTTTGCCTACATGGCCCCGATGCTGGCGGTGACGTTCAAACTGGGTGGGGCAGCGCCATTCTACGCGGCCAGTCTGTTGCTGGCTTACGGCATGGGTCACTGCTCGGTGATCATCCTGGCGGGCACTTCAACGGAAGTTGTCCAACGCTTCCTCAACTGGAACGAACAGTCCAAAGGACTGGCCGCAGTCAAAATCATCTGCGGCATTCTCGTCATGCTCGGCGGCGTATGGCTCATCTACACCGCTCCATGA
- a CDS encoding permease, translating into MNGACEADVGNANWSRELKILGGFAAVFILLFFLPVGVPRFDNALKEGLELTKWYAQEHVLLCLIPALFIAGGISAFVNQASVMRYLGPKANKALAYGVASVSGTILAVCSCTVLPLFGGIWMRGAGLGPATAFLYSGPAINVLAIVMTARILGMELGTARAIGAVAFSVIVGFAMHLVFRREEQAKAEAAAEMPEVEVKRPLWQNVLFFASMVGVLVFANWSKPAETTGLWAEIFAWKWPVAAAFAAGLGVALGLWFGFKWRELALAALPVVILSFAFPHEPLIAFIVGCAGLAVLCARNPGEGREWLDATWTLGKQIFPLLIGGVFVSGMLLGRPGQEGLIPSVWVSQSVGGNSFMANFVSSIVGAFMYFATLTEVPILQGLMGSGMGKGPALALLLAGPALSLPSMLVLRSIMGTKKVVVYVVLVVIMATITGLIYGALF; encoded by the coding sequence ATGAATGGCGCGTGTGAAGCCGATGTCGGGAATGCGAACTGGAGCCGGGAACTCAAGATTCTCGGCGGGTTCGCGGCTGTCTTTATCTTGCTGTTCTTCCTGCCGGTGGGCGTGCCTCGTTTCGACAACGCGCTCAAGGAAGGGCTGGAACTGACCAAGTGGTATGCACAGGAGCACGTTCTGCTTTGCCTGATTCCGGCGCTGTTCATCGCGGGGGGAATCAGCGCCTTCGTCAACCAGGCTTCGGTCATGCGCTACCTGGGGCCGAAGGCGAACAAGGCGCTGGCCTACGGGGTGGCCTCGGTGTCTGGGACGATCCTGGCGGTGTGCTCCTGCACCGTGCTGCCACTGTTTGGCGGCATCTGGATGCGTGGGGCTGGTCTCGGACCCGCGACGGCGTTCCTCTACTCCGGCCCAGCCATCAACGTCCTGGCCATCGTGATGACGGCGCGGATTCTCGGCATGGAACTGGGCACGGCACGAGCGATTGGGGCGGTGGCGTTCAGTGTAATTGTCGGATTCGCCATGCATCTGGTCTTCCGACGTGAGGAGCAAGCGAAGGCAGAAGCGGCGGCGGAGATGCCCGAAGTGGAGGTCAAACGTCCGCTTTGGCAAAACGTGCTGTTTTTCGCCTCGATGGTGGGCGTGCTGGTGTTCGCGAATTGGAGCAAACCAGCGGAAACGACCGGCCTCTGGGCTGAAATCTTCGCGTGGAAATGGCCCGTGGCGGCGGCATTCGCTGCCGGGTTGGGGGTGGCGCTGGGACTCTGGTTTGGGTTCAAGTGGAGAGAACTGGCGCTTGCGGCGCTGCCGGTAGTCATCCTGAGCTTTGCGTTCCCCCATGAACCACTGATTGCCTTCATCGTGGGCTGTGCTGGACTGGCGGTGCTCTGTGCCAGGAATCCCGGCGAAGGCCGCGAGTGGTTGGACGCGACGTGGACGCTGGGCAAACAGATCTTCCCGCTGCTCATCGGCGGCGTGTTCGTCTCCGGAATGCTGCTGGGACGACCGGGCCAGGAAGGGTTGATCCCCTCGGTGTGGGTGAGCCAATCGGTGGGCGGCAATTCATTCATGGCGAACTTCGTTTCCTCGATTGTGGGCGCGTTCATGTATTTCGCCACGCTGACGGAGGTGCCGATTCTTCAGGGCCTAATGGGCTCCGGCATGGGCAAAGGCCCCGCGCTGGCACTGCTGCTCGCCGGCCCTGCGCTTTCGCTCCCCAGCATGTTGGTGCTCCGCAGCATCATGGGCACCAAGAAGGTCGTTGTGTATGTCGTGCTGGTGGTGATCATGGCCACGATCACCGGATTGATTTACGGAGCGTTGTTTTAA
- a CDS encoding TolC family protein produces the protein MRESLSANHTLLARSADADAAGARAKGSTAARLPKLFAASSANHTSDPYRLQPATENNQPGIFTRDTWQATAGVSVPIYAGGRLAAEQDAARLLAEAASSDLAFARQSLAVRVVTLYEDALALRAVIRSLDQSRATLTAQVERIDALLRQQKAAEVDRLRVAVRLARVEQSAIEARNRLEIIQATLAVLMGREPSAAWELADTLNTPAATSADVIASRELRADEAAAQARSASAGQQVHAARSGYWPTVEGVATYGPRADFHSGEDYDLGFAGVALTWNIWDFGRTKSRVSEARANQRAREEAAAETTLQRRLELANAEAGVRAAAARIEASRLAVEQSQESLRIEQRKYELGQGTITDVLDAQSATVESESLRARALADHSISLAARDFAAGHVFTQAAVLPALQADPVASKGNSSSSKP, from the coding sequence TTGCGCGAAAGCCTCTCCGCCAACCACACGTTGCTGGCGCGCTCCGCCGACGCTGACGCCGCCGGCGCACGGGCCAAGGGCAGCACGGCCGCGCGTTTGCCGAAACTGTTCGCCGCAAGCAGCGCGAATCACACCAGCGATCCCTATCGCCTGCAACCCGCCACCGAAAACAACCAGCCGGGCATTTTCACCCGGGACACCTGGCAGGCGACGGCAGGGGTTTCAGTTCCCATCTACGCCGGCGGACGGCTGGCCGCTGAACAAGACGCCGCGCGCCTGCTGGCGGAGGCCGCTTCCAGTGATCTTGCGTTTGCCCGTCAGTCCCTGGCGGTGCGGGTGGTGACGCTTTACGAAGATGCGCTCGCGTTGCGCGCGGTCATCCGTTCGCTGGACCAATCCCGGGCGACGCTCACCGCGCAGGTGGAACGTATTGACGCGTTGCTCCGCCAACAAAAAGCCGCCGAAGTGGACCGGCTGCGCGTCGCGGTGCGTCTCGCGCGCGTGGAACAAAGCGCCATCGAAGCGCGCAACCGGCTCGAAATCATCCAGGCCACTCTTGCCGTGCTCATGGGCCGCGAACCTTCCGCTGCGTGGGAACTCGCCGACACATTGAACACGCCCGCCGCAACTTCGGCTGACGTGATTGCCAGTCGGGAGTTGCGCGCCGATGAAGCCGCCGCGCAAGCTCGATCCGCTTCCGCTGGGCAACAGGTGCATGCTGCGCGTTCCGGCTATTGGCCCACCGTGGAAGGCGTCGCCACCTACGGCCCGCGCGCCGATTTCCACAGCGGTGAGGATTACGATCTGGGGTTCGCCGGCGTTGCCCTGACGTGGAACATCTGGGATTTCGGTCGCACCAAATCGCGCGTGAGCGAGGCGCGTGCGAACCAGCGTGCCCGCGAGGAAGCGGCGGCGGAAACGACCTTGCAGCGCCGGCTCGAACTGGCCAATGCCGAGGCCGGTGTCCGCGCTGCCGCCGCACGGATCGAAGCGTCCCGGCTAGCGGTGGAGCAGTCACAGGAAAGTCTGCGTATCGAACAGCGCAAATACGAACTCGGCCAGGGCACGATCACGGATGTGCTGGACGCACAATCCGCCACCGTCGAATCGGAATCGCTCCGTGCCCGCGCGCTGGCGGACCATTCCATTTCGCTCGCCGCGCGCGATTTCGCGGCGGGCCACGTTTTCACGCAAGCCGCCGTCTTGCCCGCGCTGCAAGCTGATCCCGTCGCCAGCAAGGGCAACAGTTCCTCCTCCAAGCCATGA
- the merB gene encoding organomercurial lyase yields the protein MDAKGRPTIKAFADKDAAVKEQQGSPGNVLTWDVLWSKELATRCAFCDRAVYPEDACGVKFGTTHGHGCCTHCSMGVAARLKQDIEVEAKDGLTGELIRVKTLNGQIASLEPASAVAWFGQKKDAEGKWVSAGCFKQGFFVNAANLQKWLDARPTMTGRQITIAQALADKMKLSPEQIAKACKLGECK from the coding sequence ATGGATGCCAAGGGGCGTCCGACCATTAAGGCATTTGCCGACAAAGACGCCGCCGTGAAGGAACAGCAGGGCAGTCCCGGCAATGTGCTCACCTGGGACGTGCTGTGGTCCAAGGAACTGGCGACGCGGTGCGCGTTCTGTGACCGCGCCGTGTATCCGGAGGACGCCTGCGGGGTGAAGTTTGGCACAACACACGGACACGGGTGTTGCACGCATTGTTCGATGGGAGTGGCGGCGCGGTTGAAGCAGGACATCGAAGTGGAAGCGAAGGACGGACTGACCGGCGAATTGATTCGAGTGAAAACGCTAAATGGCCAGATTGCGTCGCTTGAACCCGCAAGTGCTGTGGCCTGGTTTGGTCAGAAGAAGGATGCTGAGGGTAAGTGGGTATCCGCCGGCTGCTTCAAGCAGGGTTTCTTCGTCAACGCAGCGAACCTGCAAAAGTGGCTGGACGCGCGCCCGACGATGACTGGTCGCCAGATCACCATCGCTCAAGCACTCGCTGACAAGATGAAGTTGTCGCCCGAACAAATCGCGAAGGCGTGTAAACTGGGCGAGTGCAAGTGA
- a CDS encoding nitrophenyl compound nitroreductase subunit ArsF family protein translates to MKPRTQILLVLAALAAVAVLSSTQRKGNADRINNGGACCPLVAALDAKLVVTGTNQVNTNATAQQVIAYYFHGTVRCETCLLIEKLAKLVIEQEFSSELASDRLAFTPVNYELPENAHFLTDYKLPCPSLVLVRRTDGKERAWKLLGDTWQLVHEPIKLNAYVETEVRNFLNGTSQPASTNQSALPPAADDH, encoded by the coding sequence GTGAAGCCGCGCACACAAATCCTTCTCGTGCTCGCGGCCCTGGCTGCTGTCGCGGTGCTATCTTCGACGCAACGAAAGGGAAATGCTGATCGCATCAACAATGGCGGGGCGTGCTGTCCGCTCGTGGCCGCACTGGATGCGAAGCTAGTCGTTACCGGCACAAATCAGGTCAACACCAACGCCACGGCTCAACAAGTCATCGCGTATTACTTCCACGGCACGGTGCGTTGTGAAACCTGCCTGTTGATTGAAAAGCTCGCGAAGCTCGTGATCGAGCAGGAGTTCAGCAGCGAACTCGCCAGTGACCGACTGGCGTTTACGCCTGTGAACTACGAACTGCCGGAGAACGCTCACTTTCTGACCGACTACAAGTTGCCTTGCCCGTCTTTGGTGCTCGTCCGACGGACCGACGGCAAGGAAAGAGCCTGGAAGCTGCTCGGTGACACCTGGCAACTGGTTCACGAGCCGATCAAGCTCAATGCCTACGTGGAAACCGAAGTGCGAAACTTCCTGAATGGAACAAGCCAGCCGGCGAGCACCAACCAATCCGCGTTGCCTCCTGCTGCGGATGATCACTGA